The following coding sequences lie in one Kingella potus genomic window:
- a CDS encoding F0F1 ATP synthase subunit delta: MAEFATIARPYANALFELADEKHQAESWLGALKELAWIVQQPSISALLDNTSDTVEHKANFLLNLLSDSQVAKSVVFRNFVNVVAEAKRFFALPEIYAQFQNLFLSNNHTKHAVIYSAFEFASEGQKAKLLADLERHFNTRLDATFKVAPELIGGIKVEVEDQVLDLSVRNKLNKLYAAMIN; encoded by the coding sequence ATGGCTGAATTTGCAACTATTGCCAGGCCTTATGCAAATGCATTGTTTGAGCTGGCTGACGAGAAGCATCAAGCAGAATCTTGGCTGGGGGCGTTGAAGGAATTGGCATGGATTGTACAGCAGCCGTCTATTTCTGCGCTACTTGATAATACGTCTGATACGGTTGAGCATAAAGCGAATTTCTTGCTTAATTTGCTATCTGATAGTCAGGTGGCAAAAAGTGTGGTATTCCGTAATTTTGTCAATGTAGTAGCGGAAGCAAAAAGATTTTTCGCTTTACCTGAAATTTATGCTCAGTTTCAAAATTTATTTTTATCAAATAACCATACCAAACATGCTGTAATATATAGTGCTTTTGAATTTGCCAGTGAAGGACAAAAGGCTAAGCTTTTAGCAGACTTGGAACGTCACTTTAATACGCGTTTGGATGCTACTTTTAAGGTTGCGCCTGAGTTGATTGGGGGTATTAAAGTAGAAGTGGAAGATCAGGTGCTGGATCTTTCTGTGCGGAATAAATTGAATAAATTGTACGCGGCAATGATAAATTAG
- the atpA gene encoding F0F1 ATP synthase subunit alpha yields MQLNPAEISDLLKAKIENLDTKQELRTRGTVISVTDGIVRVHGLSDVMQGEMLEFPGNTFGLAMNLERDSVGAVVLGEYEHIKEGDEVKCTGRILEVPIGRELIGRVVNALGQPIDGKGAIGAELSAPIEKIAPGVIARQSVDQPMQTGLKAIDSMVPIGRGQRELIIGDRQTGKTAVALDAIVNQKGTGVICIYVAVGQKASSIANVVRKLEEHGAMEHTIVVAATASEAAALQYIAPYAGCTMGEFFRDRGEDALIIYDDLSKQAVAYRQISLLLRRPPGREAYPGDVFYLHSRLLERAARINADEVEKLTEGQVKGKTGSLTALPIIETQAGDVSAFVPTNVISITDGQIFLETDLFNSGIRPAINAGISVSRVGGAAQTKVIKKLGGGIRLALAQYRELAAFSQFASDLDEATRKQLEHGEVVTELMKQKQFSTLNTAEMALTLWAINNGSYGDVSVSKALSFEADFLNFVRTQNPQVLEDINNSGAMSDEAERSLDEAMKAFKASYGYAA; encoded by the coding sequence ATGCAGCTTAATCCTGCTGAAATCAGTGATTTACTGAAGGCTAAAATTGAGAATTTAGATACCAAACAAGAACTACGTACGCGAGGTACAGTAATTTCTGTAACGGACGGTATCGTCCGTGTACATGGTTTGTCGGATGTAATGCAAGGAGAGATGCTTGAATTTCCTGGTAATACTTTCGGTTTGGCGATGAATTTGGAGCGTGATTCTGTAGGTGCGGTAGTACTGGGAGAGTACGAACATATCAAAGAAGGCGATGAGGTTAAATGTACTGGTCGCATTTTAGAAGTACCTATTGGTCGCGAGTTAATCGGTCGTGTCGTCAATGCATTAGGTCAGCCCATTGATGGTAAGGGTGCTATTGGTGCGGAGCTTTCTGCTCCAATAGAAAAAATTGCACCAGGTGTGATTGCCCGTCAGTCTGTGGATCAACCGATGCAGACTGGATTAAAGGCTATTGATTCTATGGTGCCGATTGGTCGTGGGCAGCGTGAATTAATTATTGGAGACCGTCAGACCGGTAAAACAGCCGTAGCTTTGGATGCTATTGTCAATCAAAAAGGTACGGGTGTTATTTGTATTTATGTTGCAGTGGGGCAGAAAGCGTCCTCTATTGCAAATGTGGTACGCAAGCTGGAAGAACATGGGGCTATGGAGCATACTATCGTGGTTGCCGCGACAGCTTCGGAGGCTGCTGCTTTACAGTATATTGCTCCTTACGCCGGCTGTACTATGGGTGAATTTTTCCGTGATCGTGGCGAAGATGCACTGATTATATATGATGATTTGTCGAAGCAGGCTGTTGCTTACCGTCAGATTTCTTTGCTGCTGCGCCGACCTCCCGGCCGGGAAGCTTATCCTGGCGATGTTTTTTATTTGCATAGCCGCCTGTTGGAACGTGCGGCACGTATTAATGCCGATGAGGTTGAAAAACTGACTGAGGGTCAGGTAAAAGGAAAAACTGGCTCTTTGACTGCGCTGCCTATTATTGAAACTCAGGCTGGCGATGTATCTGCATTTGTGCCGACTAATGTAATTTCGATTACAGATGGTCAGATTTTCTTGGAAACTGATTTATTTAATTCAGGTATCCGCCCGGCGATTAATGCAGGTATTTCTGTATCGCGAGTTGGTGGGGCGGCGCAGACAAAAGTCATTAAAAAACTGGGTGGAGGTATACGACTTGCATTAGCCCAATATCGTGAGTTGGCTGCGTTTTCTCAATTTGCATCAGATCTGGATGAAGCTACCCGTAAGCAGCTCGAACATGGTGAGGTGGTTACCGAATTGATGAAACAAAAACAGTTCAGTACGCTAAATACTGCCGAGATGGCATTGACTCTGTGGGCAATCAATAACGGGTCGTATGGTGATGTTTCTGTTTCAAAAGCACTGTCATTTGAAGCTGATTTTTTAAACTTTGTCCGCACTCAAAATCCTCAGGTTTTAGAAGATATCAATAACTCTGGAGCAATGTCTGATGAGGCTGAACGGAGTTTGGATGAGGCTATGAAGGCTTTTAAAGCGTCTTACGGTTATGCTGCATAA
- the atpG gene encoding F0F1 ATP synthase subunit gamma, with protein MAVGKEILTKIRSVQNTQKITKAMQMVSTSKMRKTQERMRLARPYADKVRLVMSHLAQTQENHGIKLLDEHREIRRAGFILITTDKGLCGGLNANVLKKFLAQVQEYQSQGIAVDVVCIGSKGLAACQRIGLNVIASVVNLGDTPRLEILVGALTELFRCYEKNEIDIIHIIYSCFVNTMRQEPRMEVLLPIGRNTLEEASREAQSYNWDYRYEPSPVLVLEYLVRRYLESVVYQALSDNMASEQAARMVAMKAATDNAGNAIKELRLVYNKSRQAAITTELSEIVAGAAAV; from the coding sequence ATGGCAGTAGGAAAAGAGATTCTCACCAAAATCCGAAGTGTTCAAAATACTCAAAAGATCACTAAGGCAATGCAGATGGTGTCAACCTCTAAAATGCGGAAGACTCAAGAGCGAATGCGCTTGGCTCGTCCCTATGCAGATAAGGTTCGCTTGGTTATGAGCCACTTGGCGCAGACACAAGAAAATCACGGCATCAAGCTTTTAGACGAGCATAGGGAAATTCGTAGGGCAGGCTTTATCCTGATTACAACCGATAAAGGCCTATGTGGCGGCTTGAATGCTAATGTGTTGAAAAAGTTTTTGGCACAAGTGCAGGAATATCAAAGTCAAGGCATAGCTGTCGATGTGGTGTGTATTGGCAGCAAAGGTTTGGCGGCTTGCCAGCGTATTGGCTTAAATGTGATTGCCAGTGTTGTTAATTTGGGTGATACGCCTCGACTGGAAATTTTGGTAGGAGCGTTAACCGAGTTGTTCCGATGCTATGAAAAAAATGAGATTGATATTATTCATATCATTTATTCCTGCTTTGTAAATACCATGCGACAAGAGCCACGCATGGAAGTATTGCTGCCGATAGGCAGAAATACTCTTGAGGAAGCCAGTAGGGAAGCACAAAGCTATAACTGGGATTACCGTTATGAACCTAGTCCTGTCTTAGTGTTAGAGTATTTGGTTCGCCGTTATTTGGAATCTGTGGTTTATCAGGCATTGAGCGATAATATGGCCTCCGAACAGGCTGCAAGGATGGTGGCAATGAAGGCTGCGACCGACAATGCGGGAAATGCCATCAAAGAGCTGCGCTTGGTGTATAACAAATCACGCCAAGCCGCAATTACCACAGAGTTGTCAGAAATTGTTGCGGGTGCGGCGGCAGTTTGA
- the atpD gene encoding F0F1 ATP synthase subunit beta, with protein sequence MSQGKIVQIIGAVVDVEFPRDAIPHVYDALKLVENDLTLEVQQLLGDGVVRTIAMGSSDGLKRGMAVNNTNAPITVPVGKETLGRIMDVLGNPVDEAGSVGAKHTRAIHQEAPKFDELSSTTELLETGIKVIDLLCPFAKGGKVGLFGGAGVGKTVNMMELINNIAKAHSGLSVFAGVGERTREGNDFYHEMKDSNVLDKVAMVYGQMNEPPGNRLRVALTGLTMAEYFRDEKDENGKGRDVLFFVDNIYRYTLAGTEVSALLGRMPSAVGYQPTLAEEMGRLQERITSTQTGSITSIQAVYVPADDLTDPSPATTFAHLDATVVLSRDIASLGIYPAVDPLDSTSRQLDPMVLGQEHYDVARGVQSTLQKYKELRDIIAILGMDELSAEDKLTVMRARKIQRFLSQPFHVAEVFTGSPGKYVPLRDTIAGFKAILSGEYDHLPEQAFYMVGGIEEAAEKAKTLS encoded by the coding sequence ATGAGTCAAGGTAAAATCGTACAAATTATTGGTGCGGTGGTAGACGTAGAATTTCCGCGTGATGCGATTCCGCATGTTTACGATGCTTTAAAATTAGTTGAAAACGACCTGACTTTGGAAGTGCAGCAATTGCTGGGCGACGGTGTCGTTCGTACCATTGCAATGGGCAGTTCTGACGGACTGAAACGCGGTATGGCGGTAAATAATACAAATGCTCCGATTACCGTTCCTGTGGGTAAGGAGACGCTTGGCCGTATTATGGATGTATTGGGGAATCCTGTAGATGAAGCAGGTTCTGTTGGTGCAAAGCATACTAGAGCCATTCATCAGGAAGCTCCCAAGTTTGATGAGCTTTCGTCAACTACCGAGCTATTGGAAACAGGTATTAAAGTTATTGATTTGCTTTGTCCGTTTGCAAAAGGCGGCAAAGTAGGTTTGTTCGGTGGTGCCGGTGTGGGCAAAACCGTTAACATGATGGAATTAATCAATAACATTGCAAAAGCACATAGCGGTTTGTCTGTATTTGCCGGAGTGGGTGAGCGTACCCGCGAAGGCAATGACTTCTACCATGAGATGAAAGACTCCAATGTGTTGGACAAGGTAGCGATGGTTTACGGACAAATGAACGAGCCTCCGGGTAACCGTCTACGTGTTGCGTTAACCGGTTTGACAATGGCCGAATATTTCCGTGACGAAAAAGATGAAAACGGAAAAGGCCGTGATGTATTGTTCTTTGTGGACAATATCTACCGCTACACGCTGGCGGGTACCGAAGTATCCGCGTTGTTGGGTCGTATGCCTTCTGCTGTGGGTTATCAGCCGACATTGGCTGAAGAGATGGGTCGTCTGCAAGAGCGTATTACTTCAACGCAAACAGGTTCGATTACGTCCATTCAGGCTGTGTATGTGCCTGCCGATGACTTAACCGATCCGTCTCCGGCAACTACGTTTGCTCACTTGGATGCAACAGTCGTGTTAAGCCGTGATATTGCTTCTTTGGGTATTTATCCTGCTGTTGACCCTTTGGATTCCACTTCCCGCCAACTTGATCCGATGGTATTAGGTCAGGAACATTACGATGTTGCACGCGGTGTTCAGTCTACTTTGCAGAAGTACAAAGAATTGCGCGATATTATTGCTATTCTCGGTATGGATGAGCTTTCTGCTGAAGACAAACTGACTGTAATGCGTGCGAGAAAAATCCAGCGTTTCCTGTCTCAGCCGTTCCATGTGGCTGAGGTATTTACCGGATCGCCCGGTAAATACGTGCCGCTGCGTGATACCATTGCAGGCTTTAAAGCTATCTTGAGTGGAGAATACGACCATCTTCCGGAGCAGGCATTCTATATGGTGGGCGGTATCGAAGAAGCTGCTGAGAAAGCGAAAACGTTAAGCTGA
- a CDS encoding F0F1 ATP synthase subunit epsilon gives MSVMQVEVVSNEYNIYSGEASFAVVPTVQGELGIYPRHEPIMSLVRPGALRLQVPGSSQEVLVAVSGGVLEVQPDKLTVLADVAVRSSEMDQARAEEAKKAAESSIAKATDDEALAKAHAALAAAIAELKTLDYIRSQKHK, from the coding sequence ATGAGTGTCATGCAAGTTGAAGTGGTAAGCAACGAATATAACATTTATTCGGGCGAAGCCAGCTTTGCAGTAGTTCCCACCGTACAGGGCGAGCTCGGTATTTACCCACGACACGAGCCGATTATGAGTTTGGTGCGTCCTGGTGCGTTACGACTGCAGGTTCCCGGAAGCAGTCAAGAGGTTTTGGTTGCCGTTTCCGGAGGAGTGTTGGAAGTGCAGCCTGATAAGTTGACTGTATTGGCCGACGTTGCCGTACGCAGTAGTGAAATGGATCAGGCGCGTGCGGAGGAAGCCAAAAAAGCCGCAGAAAGTTCGATTGCAAAAGCAACAGACGATGAAGCTTTGGCGAAAGCACATGCGGCTTTGGCGGCCGCAATTGCCGAACTGAAAACACTTGACTATATCCGCTCTCAAAAGCATAAGTGA
- a CDS encoding META domain-containing protein, whose translation MNKMVYILVCVLLAGCAAVSADSEALAGKWKVSKISGEPFKGVAELSFEVQEKMLSSYAGCNRMNTRYSSDGKGRLNFGYTASTRMACASDAAEAEQRISHAFTQTEAFRIGGGRLLLEDGEGNVLLQATRMSGHAVEKEDRPSENAADKPEKSRKSHFAPLH comes from the coding sequence ATGAACAAAATGGTGTACATATTGGTATGTGTGCTGCTGGCCGGATGCGCCGCTGTGTCCGCCGACAGCGAGGCGTTGGCAGGAAAGTGGAAAGTAAGCAAAATCAGCGGAGAGCCTTTTAAAGGAGTAGCGGAGTTGTCTTTTGAAGTGCAGGAAAAAATGCTTTCCAGCTATGCGGGCTGCAATCGGATGAATACACGGTATTCTTCCGACGGAAAAGGCCGTCTGAATTTCGGATATACCGCTTCTACCCGTATGGCTTGCGCTTCCGATGCTGCCGAAGCGGAACAGCGCATCAGCCACGCATTTACCCAGACCGAGGCCTTCCGTATTGGCGGAGGCCGTCTGCTGCTGGAAGATGGCGAAGGAAATGTGCTGTTGCAGGCAACGAGAATGAGCGGACATGCGGTGGAGAAAGAAGACAGGCCGTCTGAAAATGCGGCGGACAAACCTGAAAAATCCAGGAAAAGTCATTTCGCTCCGCTGCATTAG
- a CDS encoding NUDIX hydrolase, translating to MNTAPLPDSVQNALLAFLQNTFRHRLQDTHPLLLNGIPLGRLTASWRQRLQQDWTGRLQARADGLLLETDSWHDMAAMLQETARRWHEAGYFGGWRGEQCDVHDGGGHLLFTLERSAFRPLGLASRAVHINGCCETPAGLRFWIARRSPHKAVDPGKLDNLTGGGIAAGETSVCAMYRETWEEAGIPPDTAAAAHPAECLFSSHPVRRGLHREYLHIFDLRLPHGFTPQNQDGEVASFSLMTAEDTAAAIVQGKMMNDSALVTLDFFRRLGLVSPQHPLAEYLQSFQSTGVEAV from the coding sequence ATGAATACCGCCCCCCTACCCGACTCCGTCCAAAACGCCCTGCTCGCCTTTCTGCAAAACACCTTCCGCCACCGTTTGCAAGACACGCACCCGCTGCTGCTCAACGGCATCCCTCTCGGACGGCTTACCGCATCATGGCGGCAGCGGCTGCAACAAGACTGGACGGGCCGCTTGCAAGCCCGTGCGGACGGCCTGCTGCTCGAAACCGACAGTTGGCACGATATGGCCGCCATGCTGCAAGAAACCGCCCGCCGCTGGCACGAAGCCGGATACTTCGGCGGCTGGCGCGGCGAACAATGCGACGTGCACGACGGCGGCGGACACCTCCTCTTCACACTCGAACGCTCCGCCTTCCGCCCGCTCGGCCTTGCCAGCCGCGCCGTCCACATCAACGGCTGCTGTGAAACACCCGCAGGCCTCCGCTTTTGGATTGCCCGCCGCAGCCCGCACAAGGCCGTCGATCCCGGCAAACTCGACAACCTGACCGGCGGGGGCATCGCCGCCGGCGAAACCTCCGTTTGCGCCATGTACCGCGAAACATGGGAAGAAGCCGGCATCCCGCCCGACACCGCCGCTGCCGCACACCCAGCAGAATGCCTGTTCAGCAGCCATCCCGTCAGACGCGGTCTGCACCGCGAATACCTGCACATCTTCGATCTCCGCCTGCCGCACGGTTTTACCCCGCAAAATCAAGACGGCGAAGTCGCTTCTTTCTCACTGATGACGGCCGAAGACACCGCCGCCGCCATTGTGCAGGGCAAAATGATGAACGACTCCGCACTCGTAACCCTGGATTTCTTCCGCCGCCTCGGCCTCGTCAGCCCGCAGCATCCGCTGGCCGAATACCTGCAAAGTTTCCAAAGCACGGGAGTGGAGGCCGTCTGA
- a CDS encoding class I SAM-dependent methyltransferase produces the protein MIPFSATPDAPADTIALAARFGFAPSEYPVSDGLFLYADAGGISLRRSGEKGCVQADFTSGAAQYRREKGGGELIAKAVGHPAAADIIDATGGLGRDAFVLAAHGINVRIIERHPAAACLLADGLARALACPDTAQAAARITLYHGDAAALLPALAAAHRPDTVYLDPMYPVRRKNAAVKKEMAYFHQLIGSAQASDDATLLAAARAAAKKRVAVKRPRLGEFLCGAKPAYQYSGKSTRFDIYLPEHPE, from the coding sequence GTGATTCCCTTTTCCGCCACGCCCGACGCGCCTGCCGACACCATCGCCCTGGCCGCACGCTTCGGCTTCGCGCCGTCCGAATATCCTGTTTCAGACGGCCTCTTCCTTTATGCCGACGCAGGCGGCATCAGCCTGCGCCGCAGCGGCGAAAAGGGCTGCGTACAGGCGGACTTCACAAGCGGCGCGGCGCAATACCGGCGCGAAAAAGGCGGCGGCGAACTCATTGCCAAAGCCGTCGGCCACCCCGCTGCCGCCGACATCATCGATGCCACCGGCGGCCTCGGCCGCGACGCATTCGTCCTCGCCGCCCACGGCATCAACGTCCGCATCATCGAACGCCATCCTGCCGCCGCCTGCCTGCTGGCCGACGGCCTCGCCCGCGCCCTTGCCTGCCCCGACACCGCCCAAGCCGCCGCCCGCATCACCCTCTATCACGGCGACGCAGCCGCCCTGCTTCCCGCACTTGCCGCCGCACACCGCCCCGATACCGTGTACCTCGACCCCATGTACCCCGTCCGCCGTAAAAACGCCGCCGTCAAAAAAGAAATGGCCTACTTCCACCAACTCATCGGCAGCGCACAAGCCTCCGACGATGCCACCCTCCTCGCCGCCGCCCGCGCCGCCGCCAAAAAGCGCGTGGCCGTCAAACGCCCGCGTCTGGGAGAATTTCTCTGCGGCGCAAAACCCGCCTACCAATACAGCGGCAAATCCACCCGCTTCGACATCTATCTGCCCGAGCATCCCGAATGA
- the purB gene encoding adenylosuccinate lyase, translating into MTNPVTALSPLDGRYARSVEALRPVFSEYGLIKARVRVELNWLKALAAEPAIAEVPAFSAAALAEIDGVIDGFSLEDAAAVKAIEATTNHDVKAVEYWLKERFAAVPEVAAVSEFIHFACTSEDINNLSHALMLQEARDNVLLPKLAEIVEKLTGMAHSLAAVPMMSRTHGQPATPTTLGKELANVVYRLQRQIRILESQEFLGKTNGAVGNYNAHLAAYPDVDWENHCRRFVESGLGLAFNPYTIQIEPHDYMAEFFQTLSRINTILIDFNRDVWGYISLGYFKQKVKAGEVGSSTMPHKVNPIDFENSEGNLGMANAVLGFLAEKLPVSRWQRDLTDSTVLRNMGVGAGYTLLGYAAHLRGLDKLEPNPAALAADLDATWELLAEPIQTVMRRYGVANPYEKLKDLTRGKNGITPETLQAFIESLAIPAEAKAALLALTPALYVGKAEELAKRI; encoded by the coding sequence ATGACCAACCCCGTTACCGCCCTTTCCCCACTCGACGGCCGCTATGCCCGCTCCGTCGAAGCCCTGCGTCCCGTGTTCTCCGAATACGGGCTAATCAAAGCCCGTGTCCGAGTCGAATTAAACTGGCTCAAAGCCCTGGCGGCCGAGCCGGCGATTGCCGAAGTCCCCGCCTTTTCCGCCGCCGCCCTTGCCGAAATCGACGGCGTTATCGACGGCTTTTCATTGGAAGACGCGGCAGCGGTAAAAGCCATCGAAGCCACGACCAACCACGATGTCAAAGCCGTCGAATACTGGCTGAAAGAACGTTTTGCCGCCGTGCCCGAAGTGGCCGCAGTCAGCGAATTTATCCACTTCGCCTGCACCAGCGAAGACATCAACAACCTCTCCCACGCGCTGATGCTGCAAGAAGCGCGCGACAACGTGTTGCTGCCCAAGCTCGCCGAAATCGTGGAAAAACTCACCGGCATGGCGCACAGCCTGGCCGCCGTACCCATGATGAGCCGCACCCACGGCCAGCCCGCCACGCCCACCACGCTCGGCAAAGAGCTTGCCAATGTGGTTTACCGCCTGCAACGCCAGATCCGCATCCTCGAATCGCAGGAATTTCTCGGCAAAACCAACGGCGCGGTGGGCAACTACAACGCCCATCTGGCCGCCTATCCCGATGTGGATTGGGAAAACCATTGCCGCCGCTTCGTCGAAAGCGGCCTGGGGCTCGCGTTCAACCCCTACACCATCCAAATCGAGCCGCACGACTACATGGCCGAATTTTTCCAAACCCTCTCGCGCATCAACACCATCCTGATTGATTTCAACCGCGACGTATGGGGCTACATCTCGCTCGGTTACTTCAAACAAAAAGTCAAAGCCGGCGAAGTCGGTTCGTCCACCATGCCGCACAAAGTCAACCCGATTGATTTTGAAAACTCCGAAGGCAACCTCGGCATGGCCAACGCCGTACTCGGTTTCCTCGCCGAAAAACTGCCCGTATCCCGCTGGCAGCGCGACCTCACCGACAGCACGGTTTTGCGCAATATGGGCGTGGGCGCGGGCTACACCCTGCTTGGCTACGCCGCCCACCTGCGCGGCCTGGACAAACTCGAACCCAACCCCGCAGCCCTTGCCGCCGATTTGGACGCGACATGGGAGCTTTTGGCCGAACCGATTCAAACCGTGATGCGACGCTACGGCGTGGCCAACCCCTATGAAAAACTCAAAGACCTCACGCGCGGCAAAAACGGCATCACGCCCGAAACGCTCCAAGCCTTCATAGAGTCGCTGGCCATCCCGGCCGAAGCCAAAGCCGCGCTGCTGGCTCTGACCCCCGCGCTGTATGTCGGCAAAGCCGAAGAGCTGGCCAAACGGATTTGA
- a CDS encoding NAD(P)/FAD-dependent oxidoreductase, with protein MAAFIYDVVIIGAGPAGSVSAALLNKQGFSVCVLEKQHFPRFVIGESLLPYAMDVLAEADLLHAVQAAGLGFQYKNGFAFSWGERYTSFSFLDKFSAGNTTAFNVQRADFDKLLIDETEKRGVAVRYGETVKRFDNEGDTVMLAVERENGEVYEMETRFVLDASGFYRALPRLMNWELPPHSVMRQVHFTHIDDRITSPKFDRNKNLVCIHPEYRDVWVWLIPFANGRSSIGVVGEEHYFRHESTAAILKGMVAEIPYLAEILADAKWDNGFPFHYLPGYTTKGKGLYGRHFALLGASGEFLDPVFSSGVTIAVQSAKLAVACTARELRGQNPDWKSEFAIPLMSGVTAFGSYIQGWYDGRFQDLVFDVDKNSDTGRMVCAILAGYAWDKENPFVRESQILFG; from the coding sequence GTGGCCGCATTTATCTATGATGTCGTGATTATCGGCGCGGGGCCGGCGGGTTCGGTATCGGCCGCGCTGCTGAACAAACAGGGTTTCAGCGTCTGCGTATTGGAAAAGCAGCATTTCCCCCGCTTCGTTATCGGCGAGAGCCTGCTGCCGTATGCGATGGACGTGCTCGCAGAAGCGGATCTCCTGCACGCCGTACAGGCTGCGGGACTGGGCTTCCAATATAAAAACGGCTTCGCCTTTTCCTGGGGCGAACGCTATACCTCGTTCAGCTTCCTCGACAAATTCAGCGCAGGCAATACCACCGCCTTCAACGTCCAACGTGCCGATTTCGACAAACTCCTCATCGACGAAACCGAAAAACGCGGCGTGGCCGTGCGCTACGGCGAAACCGTCAAACGCTTCGACAACGAAGGCGACACCGTCATGCTCGCCGTGGAGCGCGAAAACGGCGAAGTGTACGAAATGGAAACCCGTTTCGTCCTCGATGCCAGCGGCTTCTACCGCGCCCTGCCGCGCCTGATGAACTGGGAGCTGCCGCCGCACAGCGTGATGCGGCAGGTGCATTTTACCCACATCGACGACCGCATCACCTCGCCCAAATTCGACCGCAACAAAAACCTCGTCTGCATCCATCCCGAATACCGCGACGTATGGGTTTGGCTCATCCCGTTTGCCAACGGCAGAAGCTCTATCGGCGTAGTGGGCGAAGAACACTACTTCCGCCACGAAAGCACCGCCGCCATCCTCAAAGGCATGGTGGCGGAAATCCCGTACCTCGCCGAAATCCTGGCCGACGCGAAATGGGACAACGGCTTCCCCTTCCATTACCTGCCCGGCTACACCACCAAAGGCAAAGGCCTCTACGGCCGCCATTTCGCCCTTTTGGGCGCGTCGGGAGAGTTTCTCGACCCTGTTTTTTCCTCCGGCGTAACCATCGCCGTACAGTCGGCCAAACTCGCCGTTGCCTGCACCGCACGCGAGCTGCGCGGGCAGAATCCCGATTGGAAAAGCGAATTTGCCATCCCGCTGATGAGCGGGGTAACCGCTTTCGGCAGCTACATACAGGGCTGGTACGACGGACGCTTTCAAGATCTGGTTTTCGACGTGGACAAAAACAGCGACACCGGCCGCATGGTCTGCGCCATCCTCGCCGGCTACGCCTGGGACAAAGAAAACCCCTTCGTACGCGAATCGCAGATATTGTTCGGATAA
- the fba gene encoding class II fructose-bisphosphate aldolase (catalyzes the reversible aldol condensation of dihydroxyacetonephosphate and glyceraldehyde 3-phosphate in the Calvin cycle, glycolysis, and/or gluconeogenesis), translating to MALVSMRQLLDHAAEHSYGLPAFNVNNLEQMRAIMEAADQVNAPVIVQASAGARKYAGAPFLRHLILAAVEEFPHIPVVMHQDHGASPDVCQRSIQLGFSSVMMDGSLLEDGKTPSSYEYNVNATRTVVNFSHACGVSVEGEIGVLGNLETGEAGEEDGVGAVGKLSHDQMLTSVEDAVRFVKDTGVDALAIAVGTSHGAYKFTRPPTGDVLRIDRIKEIHQALPNTHIVMHGSSSVPQEWLKVINEYGGNIGETYGVPVEEIVEGIKHGVRKVNIDTDLRLASTGAIRKFMAENPAEFDPRKYLAKTVEAMKQICIDRYLAFGCEGQASKIKPVSLDKMAERYAKGELGQITG from the coding sequence ATGGCACTCGTCTCCATGCGCCAACTGCTCGACCATGCTGCCGAACACAGCTACGGCCTGCCTGCTTTCAACGTTAACAACCTCGAACAAATGCGCGCCATCATGGAAGCCGCCGACCAGGTAAACGCCCCCGTGATTGTCCAAGCCAGCGCGGGTGCGCGCAAATACGCCGGTGCGCCGTTTTTACGCCACCTGATTCTAGCGGCGGTGGAAGAGTTTCCGCATATTCCTGTGGTGATGCACCAAGACCACGGCGCATCGCCCGACGTGTGCCAGCGCTCCATCCAACTCGGCTTCTCCTCCGTGATGATGGACGGCTCGCTGCTGGAAGACGGCAAAACCCCGTCGAGCTACGAATACAATGTCAACGCCACGCGCACCGTGGTAAATTTCTCCCATGCCTGCGGCGTGTCGGTAGAGGGCGAAATCGGTGTATTGGGCAATTTGGAAACCGGTGAGGCGGGCGAAGAAGACGGTGTGGGCGCGGTGGGCAAACTCTCGCACGACCAAATGCTTACCAGCGTGGAAGATGCCGTGCGCTTTGTAAAAGACACAGGCGTGGACGCGCTGGCGATTGCCGTGGGCACATCTCACGGCGCGTACAAATTCACCCGTCCGCCTACAGGCGACGTGTTGCGCATCGACCGCATCAAAGAAATCCACCAGGCCCTGCCCAACACCCACATTGTGATGCACGGCTCCAGCTCCGTGCCGCAGGAATGGCTCAAAGTGATTAACGAATACGGCGGCAACATCGGCGAAACTTACGGCGTACCCGTGGAAGAAATCGTCGAGGGCATCAAACACGGCGTGCGCAAAGTCAACATCGACACCGATTTGCGCCTGGCCAGCACCGGCGCAATACGCAAATTTATGGCCGAAAACCCTGCCGAATTCGACCCGCGCAAATACCTGGCCAAAACCGTCGAAGCCATGAAGCAAATCTGTATCGACCGCTATCTGGCCTTCGGCTGCGAGGGTCAGGCCTCGAAAATCAAGCCCGTATCGCTGGACAAAATGGCTGAACGCTACGCCAAGGGCGAATTGGGTCAAATTACCGGCTAA